A region from the Leptospira venezuelensis genome encodes:
- a CDS encoding cysteine rich repeat-containing protein: MHWSILPFCMMLVGVSVYAQGGGSGKARMGGPGSPCFEDRQKYCNDIPKGQGRIRDCLKENSDKLSPECKEHLDKRWGQKKS, from the coding sequence ATGCATTGGTCAATTCTTCCGTTTTGTATGATGTTAGTGGGTGTTTCGGTTTACGCGCAAGGAGGGGGTTCTGGCAAGGCTAGAATGGGAGGACCAGGAAGCCCTTGTTTTGAAGATAGGCAAAAATACTGTAACGATATCCCGAAAGGTCAGGGACGAATCAGAGATTGTTTGAAGGAAAACTCGGATAAACTTTCCCCGGAATGTAAGGAACATCTGGATAAAAGATGGGGACAGAAAAAATCCTAA
- a CDS encoding SDR family NAD(P)-dependent oxidoreductase — protein sequence MKTVKGKRILITGAAMGMGKIYAELSVQEKASAIVLWDLNSEALSLTAKELKSDTTKILTEVIDVSDLEKIRKASSRIESELGGIDIIINNAGIVRGKYFWEHDPKSDIEKTMSVNVLGPMYLTRFLLPKMLADKSRDFRIVNISSAAGLISNPKMSVYCASKWAETGWSDSLRLELLQSGFGHVKVMTVNPAYISTGMFEGVKGMLFTPILSPKYVTTKVWNAMKKGKPRLLLPWTIYLSNALKGILPISVFDWIADKIFGVYNTMENFKGRS from the coding sequence ATGAAAACCGTAAAGGGAAAGAGAATATTGATCACCGGTGCTGCAATGGGAATGGGAAAAATTTACGCCGAACTTTCCGTGCAAGAAAAGGCATCGGCAATAGTTCTCTGGGACCTAAATTCGGAAGCTCTGAGTCTTACCGCAAAGGAATTAAAATCGGATACTACAAAAATTCTTACAGAAGTTATAGACGTCTCCGATCTCGAAAAGATCCGAAAGGCATCTTCCAGGATCGAATCCGAACTGGGCGGCATTGATATAATCATAAACAACGCAGGTATCGTAAGAGGAAAGTATTTCTGGGAACATGATCCTAAATCCGATATTGAAAAAACAATGTCGGTTAACGTTTTAGGTCCAATGTATTTGACTAGATTTTTACTGCCAAAAATGTTAGCCGACAAATCAAGAGATTTCAGGATCGTAAACATTTCTTCAGCGGCAGGTCTGATCTCGAATCCAAAAATGAGTGTATATTGTGCCTCCAAGTGGGCAGAGACTGGATGGAGCGACTCCTTAAGATTGGAATTACTCCAATCGGGTTTTGGCCATGTAAAGGTAATGACTGTAAATCCTGCCTATATTTCAACGGGAATGTTTGAGGGAGTAAAAGGGATGTTGTTCACTCCGATACTTTCTCCAAAATATGTAACGACAAAAGTCTGGAATGCGATGAAAAAAGGAAAACCGAGGTTACTTTTGCCTTGGACAATTTATCTTTCTAATGCTCTCAAAGGAATACTTCCGATTTCGGTCTTCGACTGGATTGCAGATAAAATTTTCGGAGTTTATAATACGATGGAAAACTTTAAAGGAAGAAGTTAA
- a CDS encoding glycosyl hydrolase family 18 protein: MMKYIHLYDEIHPFLYNLEGGRNNTGRILSVWKKDEIDERIRWLRLMSPRTLIIPTIFRWENDFEKVSDVIGLNGNTKVRDLHIQNILKEIDTYGYDGIDIDYEGMTCEKKEVFQEFLILLRDELHKKGKILSVAIHPKTVAEKPSVYPCKGLKAPIQVDFYEAYRGQLTHDYEFLGKVADKVKIMAYELHPRKQGFPGPGPQAPDWWIDKILEYAVARIPNEKLYMAIPTYGYDWALHCQAETKSVYYSRAKWIREKMAPRKEEPTDVLEIFKTQPKAADWTYLRPYLYRHQGHVYSDPSLWYRMGGCDRVAFYMNRSAFEKKMKILDKYKIRGFSFWQLIEDNDPEINKYLEEKLGPELSEVH, from the coding sequence ATGATGAAGTATATTCATCTTTATGATGAGATCCATCCATTTTTATATAATTTGGAAGGTGGTCGCAATAATACCGGTCGTATACTTTCCGTTTGGAAGAAAGACGAAATAGATGAAAGGATCCGTTGGCTAAGACTCATGTCACCTCGGACATTGATCATTCCCACTATCTTTCGCTGGGAAAATGATTTCGAAAAAGTTTCGGATGTGATTGGACTGAATGGAAACACCAAAGTTAGAGATCTTCATATCCAAAATATTCTGAAAGAAATAGATACGTATGGATATGACGGAATCGATATAGATTACGAAGGGATGACCTGTGAAAAGAAAGAAGTATTTCAAGAATTTCTAATACTTCTTCGCGATGAACTGCATAAAAAAGGAAAAATTCTATCCGTAGCAATTCATCCTAAGACTGTCGCAGAAAAACCTTCTGTATACCCTTGTAAAGGTCTGAAAGCTCCGATCCAAGTGGACTTTTATGAGGCCTATAGAGGACAACTAACGCATGACTATGAGTTTTTGGGAAAAGTAGCAGACAAGGTCAAGATTATGGCCTACGAACTACATCCTCGCAAACAAGGTTTTCCTGGACCTGGCCCCCAGGCACCGGATTGGTGGATAGATAAAATATTAGAATATGCCGTTGCTCGTATTCCAAATGAAAAGCTGTATATGGCAATTCCGACCTACGGATATGACTGGGCATTACATTGTCAGGCTGAAACAAAATCAGTGTATTATTCCAGGGCAAAATGGATCCGAGAAAAAATGGCACCCAGAAAAGAAGAACCTACGGATGTATTAGAAATTTTTAAAACACAACCGAAGGCCGCAGATTGGACTTATCTTAGACCTTATTTATATAGACACCAAGGACATGTGTATTCAGATCCTTCTCTTTGGTATAGAATGGGTGGTTGCGATCGTGTAGCATTCTACATGAATAGAAGCGCTTTCGAGAAGAAAATGAAAATATTAGATAAGTATAAGATCCGAGGATTTTCTTTCTGGCAATTAATCGAAGATAACGATCCCGAGATCAATAAATACTTAGAAGAAAAATTAGGTCCTGAGCTTTCGGAAGTACATTAA